One Candidatus Binataceae bacterium genomic region harbors:
- a CDS encoding amidohydrolase family protein: protein MKVDVYPHIFPRAFFDKMVEVAPDKNAIKRWLNIPVLYDLDARLRMMDEFQEYQQILTLSLPAIEFIAPPDGSPELARIANDGMADICRRYPDRFPAFAASLPMNNVPAALAEMERAIDQLGARGIQIFTNVNGRPLDDPEFAPIFERMQAYDLPIWMHPTRGPGMTDYASEPKSKYELWWLFGWPYETSIAMGRMVFSGFFDRWPNMKLITHHLGAMVPFLEQRIALGMDQLGTRTAEVDYTTIVKEMNAKGRRPVDYFRMFYNDTAVNGSRSAIRCGLDFFGDDHVLFGTDCPFDPEGGPTFIRETIRAIDGLKLKKAELAKLYSDNAYKLLKMAPPKRRGRK, encoded by the coding sequence ATGAAAGTAGATGTTTATCCGCATATTTTTCCGCGGGCCTTCTTTGACAAGATGGTCGAAGTCGCACCCGACAAAAACGCAATCAAGCGCTGGCTGAATATCCCGGTGCTCTATGATCTGGACGCCCGCCTGCGGATGATGGACGAGTTCCAGGAGTACCAGCAAATCCTGACCCTGTCCCTGCCCGCCATTGAATTCATCGCGCCGCCTGACGGCTCGCCTGAGCTGGCGCGAATCGCCAACGACGGGATGGCCGACATCTGCCGCCGTTATCCCGACCGCTTCCCGGCCTTTGCCGCTTCGCTGCCGATGAACAACGTGCCTGCGGCACTGGCCGAGATGGAGCGCGCGATCGATCAGCTGGGTGCGCGCGGCATCCAGATTTTCACCAACGTCAACGGCCGGCCCCTCGACGACCCCGAATTCGCCCCCATCTTCGAGCGCATGCAGGCCTACGACCTGCCTATCTGGATGCATCCCACGCGCGGGCCGGGCATGACCGATTATGCCAGCGAGCCCAAGTCCAAGTACGAGTTGTGGTGGCTATTCGGCTGGCCCTACGAAACCTCGATCGCAATGGGGCGGATGGTGTTCTCGGGCTTCTTCGATCGCTGGCCCAACATGAAGCTGATAACCCATCACCTGGGCGCGATGGTGCCGTTTTTGGAGCAGCGCATCGCCTTGGGAATGGATCAGCTTGGCACCCGCACGGCGGAAGTGGATTATACCACCATCGTCAAGGAGATGAACGCCAAGGGCAGACGGCCGGTGGATTACTTCCGCATGTTCTACAACGATACCGCGGTCAATGGGTCTCGGTCGGCGATCCGTTGCGGGCTGGATTTCTTCGGCGACGACCATGTCCTGTTCGGCACCGATTGTCCCTTCGATCCCGAGGGTGGCCCCACTTTCATCCGCGAGACCATTCGCGCGATCGACGGGCTCAAGCTCAAGAAGGCGGAGCTGGCCAAACTTTACAGCGACAATGCCTACAAGTTGCTCAAAATGGCGCCGCCCAAGCGGCGAGGCAGGAAGTAG
- a CDS encoding amidohydrolase family protein: MEIIDADGHINEGTAALAEYMEPAFREYGPSQGFRSYYPTDAWDRSVRGSLGHNVRTPEDWLEAMKRGPMEIAVLFPTQGLSIGWIREADFAAALCRAYNDFFHAQYTRRDSRLKGIALLPMQDVSAAVRELRRAVEQLGMVGAMLPSVGLRHPLGHEMYWPVYAEAERLNCMLASHATVRGPQYFGADIFDNFIEVHTLSHAFAQMTQFASMIFRGVPEQFPKLKLGFMEAGCTWVPFWIDRMDEEWELRGKLEAPKCRRKPSDYLRQGNIYFGLEAGEQSIAEMVRRFGDEILVFASDIPHWDSEYPENIHELAERTDLSEQSKRKLFATNARTLYGLK, translated from the coding sequence ATGGAAATAATTGATGCTGACGGCCATATCAACGAGGGCACCGCGGCACTGGCCGAATACATGGAGCCCGCCTTTCGCGAGTACGGCCCATCGCAGGGGTTTCGTTCCTACTATCCCACCGACGCCTGGGATCGTTCGGTGCGGGGCAGCCTAGGCCACAATGTGCGCACGCCCGAGGATTGGCTGGAGGCGATGAAGCGCGGACCGATGGAAATAGCGGTGCTTTTTCCCACCCAGGGGCTGAGCATCGGCTGGATTCGAGAGGCCGATTTTGCCGCTGCCTTGTGCCGCGCCTACAACGATTTCTTCCACGCACAGTACACGCGACGCGATTCACGTCTGAAGGGGATCGCTCTGCTGCCGATGCAGGATGTTTCCGCCGCCGTGCGCGAACTGCGCCGTGCGGTTGAGCAGCTTGGGATGGTGGGCGCGATGCTGCCCTCGGTGGGTCTACGTCATCCCCTGGGTCACGAAATGTACTGGCCGGTATATGCCGAGGCCGAGCGGCTTAACTGCATGCTGGCCTCGCATGCCACCGTGCGCGGACCTCAATACTTCGGCGCCGATATCTTCGACAATTTCATCGAAGTCCACACTCTCTCCCACGCTTTTGCCCAGATGACCCAGTTCGCCTCGATGATTTTTCGCGGCGTACCCGAGCAGTTTCCCAAACTCAAGCTGGGCTTCATGGAAGCTGGCTGTACCTGGGTGCCTTTCTGGATCGATCGGATGGACGAGGAATGGGAGCTGCGAGGGAAGCTGGAGGCACCCAAATGCCGGCGCAAGCCCAGTGATTATCTGCGCCAGGGCAATATTTACTTCGGCCTGGAGGCGGGCGAGCAATCGATCGCCGAGATGGTGCGCCGCTTCGGTGACGAGATCCTGGTTTTTGCCTCCGACATCCCACACTGGGACTCCGAGTACCCGGAGAACATCCATGAGTTGGCCGAGCGCACCGACCTGTCGGAGCAGAGCAAGCGCAAGCTGTTTGCCACCAACGCCCGCACCCTGTACGGGCTGAAGTAG
- a CDS encoding alpha/beta hydrolase, with protein sequence MALFLDYEQEALDRQLEPRTGVADLERAMARNGELAAAALRLRTAVDVSYGPRELEKLDLYAASRSGAPILIFCHGGGWQARSKEDAALLAPALMAAGISLVTLDFEPVSAHGLEQMVAQIRRAIAFIYANAAAWGADPSNLHIAGHSSGAHLAAMQLADGWQAALGLPTDTIKSAVLLSGLYDLEPVRLSFRNQALKLDAQSARSLSPLYQLGHPRPLIVAWGDLETEEFQRQSHVLAAAATSVGFTVDSGAQPHCHHFNIMQAVIQPDGSLYRRLLTQLNISRL encoded by the coding sequence ATGGCGCTATTTTTGGACTACGAGCAGGAAGCCCTCGATCGCCAACTCGAGCCGCGCACGGGGGTGGCCGATTTGGAGCGCGCGATGGCGCGTAATGGCGAGCTCGCGGCAGCGGCCTTGCGGCTTCGCACGGCGGTTGATGTAAGTTACGGCCCCCGCGAATTGGAGAAATTAGACCTCTACGCTGCCTCTCGGTCGGGCGCGCCGATCTTGATTTTTTGCCATGGTGGCGGTTGGCAGGCGCGCAGCAAAGAGGACGCTGCTCTGCTGGCGCCAGCCTTGATGGCGGCCGGGATAAGTCTGGTCACCCTCGACTTCGAGCCGGTCTCGGCGCACGGCCTGGAGCAGATGGTCGCCCAGATCCGCCGCGCGATCGCCTTCATCTATGCCAACGCCGCGGCCTGGGGCGCCGACCCGTCCAACTTGCATATCGCCGGCCATTCCTCGGGCGCCCACCTGGCCGCGATGCAATTGGCGGACGGTTGGCAGGCGGCATTGGGCTTGCCTACCGATACCATCAAAAGCGCTGTATTGCTCAGCGGCCTATACGATCTCGAGCCGGTGCGACTGAGTTTTCGCAACCAGGCCTTGAAACTCGACGCGCAAAGCGCACGCAGCTTGAGTCCGCTGTACCAGCTCGGACATCCTCGCCCGCTCATCGTAGCCTGGGGAGATTTGGAAACCGAGGAATTTCAGCGTCAGTCACATGTGTTGGCCGCAGCCGCCACTAGCGTCGGCTTCACGGTGGACTCGGGCGCCCAGCCACACTGCCATCACTTCAATATCATGCAGGCCGTAATCCAACCCGACGGCTCTTTGTACCGGCGTCTGCTGACTCAGCTCAACATTTCTCGGTTATGA
- a CDS encoding MMPL family transporter: MNDPEAGGLGRLILNQRHWIGAILLVATALMAMAALKVRIATNFIDLFPSDHPYVKLYERYLHYGSAEKVVFVLHVRHGDIFNPDTLARLENIQDDTERLPRIDHDMVFSLASYMTSYASAVPGGIRWRNYIDPQVPETPKEIAHLRELVRVHRNEVRNLISPDDKSVAVVGTLLQSNAEDYTALFAAIQAIVKRYQNANNAIYVAGEPVVRGYGYHYFGVIKGIFCLSIGLMVLALYLCLRRAGSWWVPAVTGTFSALWGLGWVGLRGYDFDPLMLVVPLLLTARDISHGVQWQRRYYYLRGQLGDSTQACILTTNYMLPAGLLAIMADVAGIIFISFCGIPALEHIAQAGTVWLAASLTMVFVFQPVLMSYLPVREFVAPARTYPRVRELGYRLAHWGTEPGPGRAALILGALVFLVWGVVSGLRARVGYFAPGTPLYKATAKVNRDLVQVERNFPTDEGWAVAAVPNSSNPPALRINDLKVLRMQVALRDFLLNDPVVRDVQTLANDAIIPSQPLLYDGHPKFHGLPSGNRIVLYSVMMFMHGKARATLEQFSYRNTTCIRVILKDHTAASLDNLLRALGDFQRGYLAHHPDLRGLRLECLGGIAGLYAAANDVLFRLDMRNIFFVLACVFVFCTVAFRSFSAGLLFVGACILANFGAFVYLQLRHIGLTIDTVPVISLGIGLGVDYGIYTVSRLRDEVRGGMGLINAAILAKQSTGGTVLMVFAIMIGALVPWMFSPAQFHANMSLLLALLMLLNLIAGVVVVPAFITWLGVSFVTRGQARKARSAA, translated from the coding sequence ATGAACGACCCAGAAGCTGGGGGCCTCGGCCGCCTGATTCTCAACCAGCGCCACTGGATTGGCGCGATTTTGTTGGTAGCGACCGCGCTGATGGCGATGGCGGCCCTCAAGGTTAGAATCGCCACCAATTTCATTGACTTGTTTCCCAGCGATCACCCCTACGTCAAGCTGTACGAACGCTACTTACATTACGGATCGGCCGAAAAGGTGGTGTTCGTGCTCCACGTCCGGCATGGCGACATCTTCAACCCCGACACCTTGGCCCGCCTAGAGAATATCCAGGACGACACCGAACGGCTGCCCCGGATTGACCACGACATGGTCTTCTCGCTGGCTTCTTACATGACCAGCTACGCTTCTGCGGTTCCGGGTGGGATCCGCTGGCGCAATTACATCGATCCGCAAGTGCCCGAGACTCCCAAGGAGATTGCACACCTACGCGAGTTGGTGCGGGTCCATCGCAACGAGGTGCGCAACTTGATCAGCCCCGACGACAAGAGCGTGGCGGTCGTGGGGACCTTGCTACAGAGCAACGCCGAAGACTATACCGCGCTGTTCGCCGCCATCCAGGCTATCGTTAAGCGCTACCAAAACGCCAACAACGCAATCTATGTCGCGGGTGAACCGGTGGTCCGCGGCTATGGCTACCATTATTTTGGTGTAATTAAAGGGATATTTTGCCTCTCCATCGGCTTGATGGTGCTGGCACTGTACCTCTGCCTAAGACGGGCGGGCTCATGGTGGGTGCCGGCCGTTACCGGTACTTTCTCGGCCTTGTGGGGCCTGGGTTGGGTGGGACTGCGGGGTTACGATTTCGATCCGTTGATGCTGGTGGTGCCCTTGCTCTTGACTGCGCGCGACATCAGTCATGGCGTGCAGTGGCAGCGGCGTTATTACTACCTGCGCGGGCAGCTCGGCGATTCGACCCAAGCCTGCATTCTGACCACCAACTACATGCTCCCCGCTGGCCTGCTCGCCATCATGGCCGATGTCGCCGGAATCATCTTTATCTCTTTTTGCGGGATTCCTGCTCTGGAACATATCGCCCAGGCCGGCACGGTGTGGTTGGCTGCCAGCCTGACGATGGTGTTCGTCTTTCAGCCGGTATTGATGAGCTATTTACCGGTACGCGAATTCGTTGCGCCGGCCCGAACCTATCCCCGTGTGCGTGAACTCGGCTACCGGCTGGCTCATTGGGGCACCGAGCCGGGCCCCGGCCGGGCCGCGCTTATACTCGGCGCGCTTGTCTTTTTGGTCTGGGGCGTGGTCAGCGGGTTGCGGGCGCGGGTGGGATATTTCGCGCCGGGCACGCCGTTGTACAAGGCTACCGCCAAGGTTAATCGGGACCTGGTTCAAGTAGAGCGCAATTTCCCCACCGACGAGGGCTGGGCCGTTGCGGCCGTGCCCAATTCTTCGAACCCGCCCGCATTGCGCATCAACGATCTCAAAGTGCTGCGCATGCAGGTCGCCCTGCGCGATTTCTTGCTGAACGACCCGGTAGTGCGGGATGTGCAAACGCTGGCTAATGACGCAATTATCCCTTCGCAACCGCTGCTTTACGACGGCCATCCCAAATTCCATGGGCTGCCCAGCGGCAATCGCATTGTCTTGTACAGCGTCATGATGTTTATGCATGGAAAGGCGCGGGCCACGCTCGAGCAGTTTTCCTATCGCAACACCACCTGCATTCGCGTCATCCTTAAAGATCACACCGCCGCCAGCCTCGATAATCTGCTACGCGCGTTAGGGGATTTCCAGCGTGGTTACCTGGCGCATCATCCCGATCTGCGCGGGCTCAGGCTGGAGTGTTTGGGCGGGATCGCCGGGCTCTACGCCGCCGCCAATGACGTGTTGTTTCGGCTGGACATGCGCAACATCTTTTTCGTCTTGGCGTGCGTTTTTGTATTCTGCACCGTGGCGTTTCGCTCCTTCAGTGCCGGGCTGTTGTTCGTGGGCGCCTGCATCCTGGCCAATTTCGGTGCTTTCGTTTATTTGCAATTGCGCCACATTGGCTTGACCATCGATACCGTGCCCGTCATTTCTCTCGGCATCGGTCTGGGGGTGGATTATGGAATCTATACGGTTTCGCGCCTGCGCGACGAAGTGCGAGGCGGCATGGGGCTGATCAACGCTGCGATTTTGGCCAAACAGAGTACTGGTGGTACGGTTCTGATGGTCTTCGCCATTATGATCGGCGCGCTCGTGCCATGGATGTTTTCGCCCGCCCAGTTCCATGCCAACATGAGCTTGCTGCTGGCGCTATTGATGCTGCTCAATCTGATCGCCGGGGTAGTGGTGGTTCCCGCCTTTATCACCTGGTTGGGGGTGAGCTTCGTGACTCGCGGGCAGGCGCGTAAGGCCCGCTCAGCGGCGTGA
- a CDS encoding cold-shock protein has protein sequence MSIGVVKWFSPKKGYGFITMDDGQDVFVHYSAIGGVGFRSLEEGDKVSFEVMQGPKGLQASNVSRQE, from the coding sequence ATGTCAATTGGTGTAGTCAAATGGTTCAGTCCTAAAAAGGGCTACGGTTTCATCACCATGGACGATGGCCAGGATGTCTTCGTTCATTACAGCGCCATAGGTGGCGTAGGCTTCCGCTCGCTCGAAGAAGGCGACAAGGTGTCGTTCGAGGTGATGCAGGGGCCCAAAGGCCTGCAGGCCTCCAACGTGTCGCGCCAAGAATAA
- a CDS encoding enoyl-CoA hydratase/isomerase family protein, giving the protein MDYNAYQHLDLRLQPGGVMLVTMNRPEVLNATNARLHWELSHLWRELDEDPAVRVVVITGAGRGFSAGGDLELLREMSRDRQRLLKTWREASDIVYNLLACNKPVISAINGPAVGAGLAVALLADISIVAENVRLSDGHLRFGVAAGDHAVILWPLLCGMAKAKYYLLTADFIDGREAERIGLVSLCVPAAELLPKAMEIAGKLAAGPQEALEFTKRALNNWIRAAGPAFDASLALEMLGFLSPDASEGITALAEKRPPQFKG; this is encoded by the coding sequence ATGGATTACAACGCCTATCAACATCTGGACCTGCGACTTCAACCCGGGGGCGTGATGTTGGTGACAATGAATCGACCGGAGGTGCTCAACGCAACCAACGCTCGCTTGCATTGGGAACTCAGCCACCTCTGGCGCGAGCTGGACGAAGACCCGGCCGTGCGAGTGGTTGTCATTACGGGCGCGGGGCGAGGGTTTTCGGCCGGCGGTGACCTCGAATTGCTACGCGAGATGAGCCGCGATCGCCAGCGCCTGCTCAAGACATGGCGCGAAGCCAGCGACATCGTTTACAACCTGCTGGCTTGCAACAAGCCCGTGATCTCCGCGATCAACGGTCCCGCGGTCGGCGCTGGCCTGGCGGTGGCCCTGCTGGCCGACATAAGCATCGTGGCCGAGAATGTGCGGCTGAGCGATGGCCATTTGCGCTTTGGGGTGGCGGCCGGTGATCACGCCGTTATCCTATGGCCGCTGCTGTGCGGGATGGCCAAGGCCAAGTACTATCTGCTCACGGCGGATTTTATCGACGGTAGGGAGGCCGAGCGCATCGGCTTGGTCAGCCTATGCGTACCTGCCGCCGAGTTGCTCCCCAAGGCGATGGAAATCGCGGGCAAGCTGGCGGCCGGGCCGCAGGAAGCGCTAGAATTTACCAAACGCGCACTCAACAATTGGATCCGCGCGGCGGGACCGGCCTTTGACGCCTCGCTGGCGTTGGAGATGCTTGGCTTTCTCTCCCCCGACGCGAGCGAAGGAATCACCGCATTGGCGGAAAAACGGCCGCCCCAGTTCAAAGGCTAG
- a CDS encoding FHA domain-containing protein, producing MASNVSREKLLFYAVAGGLGGLGGWAAAEPFLGIHSVYGRDIVLGALIGLFIAAFLASIEALSVSRWRQAARAIWQGGLIGACGGAIGLLIAEFTFDILGGLNGRIVGWGVLGVAVGLGVGTAARSAARQRNGALGGLLGGALGGLCYQVLTLTFPQVFGRAIAIIILGLLIGFFIGLVTELLKRGWLMVVRSASRNAREGREFPLIKPVTVVGRAEESDVGLFGDQAVLPQHAIIRREGKVFYISPTAGSAVSVNRLPVSGRQMLKSGDRVEIGGTLFLFRERSQAAGS from the coding sequence GCGGCGGAACCCTTCCTGGGAATCCATTCGGTGTACGGGCGCGATATCGTGTTAGGCGCGCTGATCGGTTTATTCATCGCGGCTTTCTTGGCCTCGATCGAGGCGCTCAGCGTCAGTCGTTGGCGCCAAGCTGCGCGCGCCATCTGGCAAGGTGGCCTGATCGGCGCCTGTGGCGGCGCCATCGGCTTGTTGATTGCCGAATTTACCTTCGACATCCTGGGTGGGCTCAATGGCCGGATCGTAGGATGGGGCGTGCTGGGAGTTGCGGTCGGCCTGGGGGTGGGGACCGCCGCCCGCTCGGCCGCGCGCCAGCGCAACGGCGCCTTGGGCGGCCTGTTGGGTGGGGCTTTGGGTGGCCTATGCTACCAAGTCCTGACGCTGACTTTTCCCCAGGTCTTTGGCCGTGCCATCGCGATTATCATCCTTGGCCTGTTGATCGGTTTCTTCATCGGCTTGGTCACCGAGCTACTTAAGCGCGGCTGGTTGATGGTCGTGCGCAGCGCCAGCCGCAACGCCCGCGAAGGGCGCGAGTTTCCCCTGATCAAGCCCGTCACGGTTGTCGGCCGGGCCGAGGAAAGCGACGTCGGGCTGTTTGGGGATCAAGCGGTGCTGCCTCAACATGCCATCATTCGGCGCGAGGGCAAGGTGTTTTACATCTCGCCCACCGCCGGGAGTGCGGTCAGTGTCAATCGCCTCCCGGTCAGCGGGCGCCAGATGCTCAAGAGCGGCGACCGGGTCGAAATCGGCGGGACCCTCTTCTTGTTTCGCGAGCGCAGCCAAGCCGCAGGTTCCTGA